A stretch of the Planktothricoides raciborskii GIHE-MW2 genome encodes the following:
- a CDS encoding homocysteine biosynthesis protein — translation MRTIAEINEKIKEKRAVVLTVEELKARVAETSVAQMAKEVDVVTTGTFEPMESSGAIINLGHTDPPIKIRRCWLDGVLAYSGFGAVDLYLGATEVSEDGDESREIGGGHVIANLIAGKPVHLRAIGQETDCYPRASFETTISRDTINQFYLYNPRNLYQNFIVGVNGGDRPLYTYLGPLQPRLGNAVYSNIGALSPLLNDPELKLIGIGSRIFLAGGIGYVAWEGTQHFPLQKRLPNQTPIGPAATLALIGDAKQMNPKWVRGCYFKNYGPSIMLGVGVAFPVLNEAVVQCCAVSDKEIVAPVVDFSIPRRVRPTFGLVSYAQLKTGRLKIEGKPVRVAPLASIYLSRQVALELKQWIAQGEFTLTEPVAPLDMNRSFLPQNLWGSQMTLD, via the coding sequence ATGCGAACTATTGCGGAAATTAACGAAAAAATTAAAGAAAAACGTGCAGTTGTTTTAACTGTAGAAGAATTAAAAGCCCGAGTCGCCGAAACTAGCGTGGCTCAGATGGCGAAAGAAGTTGATGTGGTGACAACGGGCACGTTTGAACCCATGGAATCATCGGGAGCCATTATTAACTTAGGTCATACAGATCCACCAATTAAAATCCGCCGTTGCTGGTTAGATGGCGTCTTAGCTTATTCTGGCTTTGGGGCGGTAGATTTGTATTTAGGTGCCACGGAAGTCAGCGAAGATGGCGACGAAAGCAGAGAAATTGGCGGCGGTCATGTGATTGCCAATCTGATTGCGGGCAAACCTGTCCATTTGCGGGCGATCGGTCAAGAAACCGACTGCTATCCCCGGGCTTCTTTTGAAACCACGATTTCCCGCGATACGATTAATCAGTTTTATCTCTACAATCCTCGAAATCTTTACCAAAATTTTATTGTGGGAGTCAATGGAGGCGATCGCCCCCTTTATACCTACCTCGGCCCCTTACAACCGCGCCTCGGTAACGCCGTTTACTCCAACATCGGCGCCCTATCTCCCCTACTCAACGACCCAGAACTCAAACTGATCGGCATTGGTAGCCGCATTTTCCTGGCAGGTGGCATTGGCTATGTCGCCTGGGAAGGCACCCAGCATTTTCCCCTGCAAAAGCGCCTCCCCAACCAGACCCCCATCGGCCCTGCAGCCACCCTAGCCCTCATTGGCGACGCCAAACAAATGAATCCCAAATGGGTGCGCGGCTGCTACTTCAAAAACTATGGCCCCTCGATCATGCTCGGAGTTGGCGTTGCCTTCCCCGTCCTCAACGAAGCCGTAGTTCAATGCTGTGCCGTCTCCGACAAAGAAATCGTCGCCCCCGTGGTAGACTTCTCCATCCCGCGCCGAGTTCGCCCCACCTTTGGTTTAGTCAGCTACGCTCAACTCAAGACCGGACGCCTAAAAATCGAAGGCAAACCCGTGCGGGTTGCCCCATTAGCCAGCATCTACCTATCTCGTCAAGTCGCCTTAGAACTCAAACAATGGATTGCTCAAGGGGAATTCACCCTCACCGAGCCCGTCGCCCCCCTGGACATGAATCGATCTTTTCTGCCCCAAAATCTTTGGGGTTCTCAAATGACTTTGGACTAA
- a CDS encoding AI-2E family transporter, whose product MNLGQSIGLLVFILSFYILWQIRQILLLVFAAVILATALNRFARFLQQWKNLKRSWAVFLSISFLVFIFTIVVLIIVPPFVVEFQQLTNRFPQGINKGIQTLNDWVNQLEYRFSGELGQRVLDLFKIEDIIRQVQNLINQIAEGLGAFLGGTVGFVGGTVGVFLSFLLVMILSIMILAEPLAYRRAFVRLFPSFYRRRVEYILDRCDVALGGWLVGILLNMTAITVLSWIGLSILGVRLALAHAVLAGLLTFIPNIGPGLSVLPPMVIAVLDDPWKSLAVLILYILIQQAESNFLTPFVMAQQVSLLPAITLLAQLFFATFFGFLGLFLALPLTVVAQVWVQEILIKDVLDKWDKKLENISENMANLNQISQILDPEPAICLVSANPPPEILETSENTDITPTNSPSGAVTPQENLENAVENIPASEDVSEASENSPQA is encoded by the coding sequence TAGTTTTTATCCTATCGTTTTACATTCTCTGGCAAATTCGGCAGATATTATTACTGGTCTTCGCTGCGGTAATTTTAGCCACAGCCTTAAACCGATTCGCCAGATTTTTACAACAGTGGAAAAATTTAAAGCGATCGTGGGCGGTCTTTTTATCCATTAGCTTCTTGGTGTTCATCTTCACCATTGTGGTACTGATCATTGTGCCACCTTTTGTGGTTGAATTCCAACAACTGACCAACAGATTTCCCCAAGGAATTAATAAAGGCATCCAAACCTTAAATGATTGGGTGAACCAGCTTGAATATCGGTTTTCTGGAGAACTCGGCCAACGAGTTCTCGATTTATTCAAAATCGAAGACATCATCAGACAAGTACAAAATCTGATCAATCAAATAGCTGAAGGACTTGGGGCATTTCTGGGCGGAACTGTGGGCTTTGTCGGCGGCACCGTAGGGGTCTTCCTCAGCTTTTTGCTGGTAATGATTTTATCCATTATGATCCTAGCAGAACCCCTCGCCTACCGCAGAGCATTTGTCCGCTTATTTCCCTCCTTTTATCGGCGACGAGTGGAGTATATTTTAGACCGCTGTGATGTGGCATTGGGGGGATGGTTGGTTGGGATATTGCTGAACATGACCGCAATTACCGTATTAAGCTGGATCGGTTTATCGATTTTGGGGGTACGGTTAGCCCTCGCTCACGCAGTCTTAGCCGGTTTACTCACCTTTATTCCCAATATTGGGCCTGGTCTGAGTGTTCTCCCACCAATGGTCATTGCTGTTTTAGATGACCCTTGGAAATCCCTCGCGGTTTTAATTCTTTATATTTTAATTCAACAAGCGGAGAGTAATTTTCTCACCCCATTTGTGATGGCTCAACAGGTTTCACTTCTGCCTGCTATCACCTTATTAGCTCAACTATTTTTTGCTACATTTTTTGGTTTTTTAGGTTTATTTTTGGCTTTGCCATTGACCGTAGTCGCTCAAGTTTGGGTGCAGGAAATTTTAATAAAAGATGTTTTAGATAAATGGGATAAAAAACTGGAGAATATTTCAGAAAATATGGCTAATTTAAATCAAATAAGTCAAATCTTAGATCCAGAACCAGCGATTTGCTTAGTTTCCGCCAATCCACCGCCAGAAATTTTAGAAACCTCAGAAAACACTGATATAACCCCAACAAATTCTCCTTCTGGAGCCGTGACGCCGCAGGAAAACCTAGAAAATGCGGTGGAAAATATACCGGCATCAGAGGATGTATCTGAGGCTTCGGAAAACTCTCCCCAGGCTTAA